A single genomic interval of Candidatus Zixiibacteriota bacterium harbors:
- a CDS encoding TIGR01777 family oxidoreductase, with amino-acid sequence MNLMVTGATGFIGSVLTDRLASRGHALTLLMRSSRQQPVQPGRRWITWTPGAGGEWESLVDGADGIINLAGEPIAARRWTRAQKQKILASRVETTEAIVRAIDKAKNKPAFLLNASAIGYYGDRGDETITEQSSPGVGFLAETARKWEEAARKAEPMGVRVVYLRIGIVLGRGGVLAKMLPPFRFFLGGPLGTGKQWVSWIHMDDQIDLMMYVLEHPEVSGPVNATAPNPVTMKDFCRTLAKVLHRPCWLPVPALVLRLALGEMADVILTGQKVLPAVAQKLGYRFRYPHLEGALRACLPF; translated from the coding sequence ATGAACTTGATGGTGACCGGAGCAACGGGTTTCATCGGCTCCGTTCTGACGGACCGTCTTGCCTCCCGGGGCCACGCGTTGACGCTGCTCATGCGCTCCTCGCGCCAACAGCCCGTGCAGCCGGGCCGGCGCTGGATAACCTGGACCCCGGGCGCCGGCGGCGAGTGGGAGAGCCTTGTCGACGGGGCCGACGGAATCATCAATCTCGCCGGCGAACCGATTGCGGCCAGGCGCTGGACCAGAGCCCAAAAGCAAAAGATCCTCGCCAGTCGCGTCGAAACCACCGAGGCGATCGTCAGGGCGATCGACAAGGCGAAGAACAAGCCGGCGTTCCTGCTCAACGCGTCGGCGATCGGCTATTACGGCGACCGGGGCGACGAAACCATCACCGAACAATCCTCCCCGGGCGTTGGATTTCTCGCCGAGACGGCACGCAAATGGGAAGAAGCGGCGCGGAAAGCCGAGCCGATGGGGGTTCGGGTCGTCTACCTGCGCATCGGGATCGTGCTGGGGCGCGGCGGCGTGCTGGCAAAGATGCTGCCTCCGTTCAGATTCTTTCTTGGTGGTCCCCTGGGCACAGGGAAACAGTGGGTGTCCTGGATCCATATGGACGACCAGATCGACCTCATGATGTACGTGCTCGAACATCCCGAGGTCTCCGGCCCGGTGAACGCCACTGCGCCAAACCCGGTGACCATGAAAGATTTCTGCCGGACGCTCGCGAAGGTTTTGCACCGGCCTTGCTGGCTTCCTGTGCCGGCCTTGGTGCTCCGTCTGGCGCTCGGTGAGATGGCGGACGTGATTCTCACGGGTCAAAAGGTTTTACCCGCCGTAGCGCAAAAGCTGGGCTACCGTTTCCGGTACCCCCACTTGGAGGGCGCCCTGCGTGCCTGCCTTCCGTTCTGA